The genomic window CAGTACACAGCGATAGTAAAGCATTTGTATAGGTAGTCTAAAAAATTAGAAACGAAATCAAAGCCTAGTAAGAATTGCTTACTGGGCTTCTTCTGTATTTCTATAAACGTTATCTATGAACTACTTATGTAACAGTCCTTTACATGTGCTCTTTGAAGCTCTTTGCATACTGTTTTGGTGTGACATTCGTGATCTTTTTAAACGTACGAATGAAATTAGAATAGTCATTGAAGCCGGAAAGATAACAGGTATTCAACACATCTTTGCCATTTTCCAGGTGCTTTTTTGCAGCTGAAATTCGACTTAAAAGAATATAGTGATAAATACTGCTGCTCAGTTCTTTTTTAAAGATTCGATTCAAATAGATACCGTTATGAGAAAATTTCTTAGCCAGCATATCGACAGATAACTCAGAAGAATCAAGATTTTCTTGAATAAAAATGAGCATATTCTTCACCAACTCTGGTAAGTGGCTATCTAAAACGGCCTCCTCACTAGTGGCAGCACACCGATTGGCATAGAGGAGGATTCTAATCAGCATGGAAGACATTTCTAAATCGTGCCCATAACTAGAGGGAGCATTGTATTCATTGGTCAATTCTTTCATCAAACCAATCATATGATGTAATTGATTTTCTGAAAGTCGAATCAATGAAACCCGTTCGTTGAAAGTTTTTAGAAGAGCTGTTTTTTCAGTAGACAGCACTTCAGCGAATTTGTTGGAAAAATGTATAGAGATACGCTCATACACAGCGTCGGATAAAAGCTTTGGTCCATGGATCTGATTATTATTGATAAATAGTAGATGTCCGGGTTGCAGTTCAATTGCCTTTCCATCAATGAAATAGCGAACATCTCCTCTAATAAAAAGGAATAACTCTAAGTGATTATGAAGATG from Enterococcus sp. 9E7_DIV0242 includes these protein-coding regions:
- a CDS encoding AraC family transcriptional regulator produces the protein MEYLIEHFHKKIDCYYNIDSPKIKLHLHNHLELFLFIRGDVRYFIDGKAIELQPGHLLFINNNQIHGPKLLSDAVYERISIHFSNKFAEVLSTEKTALLKTFNERVSLIRLSENQLHHMIGLMKELTNEYNAPSSYGHDLEMSSMLIRILLYANRCAATSEEAVLDSHLPELVKNMLIFIQENLDSSELSVDMLAKKFSHNGIYLNRIFKKELSSSIYHYILLSRISAAKKHLENGKDVLNTCYLSGFNDYSNFIRTFKKITNVTPKQYAKSFKEHM